In Jejubacter calystegiae, the following are encoded in one genomic region:
- a CDS encoding cytochrome c has protein sequence MKRLALSLLAVSCLAASAQALAQPEFDQVEKGRYLATLGDCAACHTAEPSKPFAGGVELKTPFGSLVGANITPDKETGLGNWTYDDFRRTMSEGIGHGGKRLYGAMPFTAYTKVSDEDNRAIWAYLQTLAPVKQHVETNQLPFPFSVRTSLIGWNWLNFDKGQYQPDMSKSAEWNRGAYIVQGLGHCGTCHTPKNILGGDKNDQFLQGAEVENWWAPNITAANHDGIGRWSVQDIKDYLRTGMNRYDIASGPMAEEVKNSSQHWNDGDLQAVAVYLKSLKQDNEQPPAPLKPEEAQMVTGKAIYFDRCSACHTSSGKGVQHIFPQLADSPLLNAKEPVSLMRVVLAGSRGVDTPERPTAPAMPAFAATMTDSQIADVLTYVRNSWGNAAPAVSASDVQKMREKLKE, from the coding sequence ATGAAACGTTTAGCACTGTCGTTGCTCGCCGTCTCCTGCCTGGCGGCCTCCGCCCAGGCGCTGGCTCAGCCGGAATTCGACCAGGTAGAAAAAGGGCGCTACCTGGCGACCCTGGGTGACTGCGCCGCCTGCCACACGGCCGAACCCAGCAAACCGTTCGCTGGCGGCGTAGAGCTTAAAACGCCATTCGGTAGCCTGGTCGGCGCCAATATTACGCCGGATAAAGAGACCGGCCTCGGTAACTGGACCTATGACGACTTCCGCCGCACCATGTCGGAAGGCATCGGCCACGGCGGCAAGCGACTGTATGGCGCCATGCCCTTTACCGCCTACACCAAAGTTTCGGATGAGGACAACCGCGCCATCTGGGCATATCTGCAGACCCTGGCACCGGTGAAGCAGCACGTTGAAACCAACCAGTTGCCCTTCCCGTTCAGCGTACGTACCAGTCTGATTGGCTGGAACTGGCTGAACTTCGACAAAGGGCAATATCAGCCCGATATGTCGAAGTCCGCGGAATGGAATCGCGGTGCTTACATCGTGCAGGGTCTTGGCCACTGTGGCACCTGCCATACCCCCAAAAATATTCTGGGCGGTGACAAGAACGACCAGTTCCTACAGGGCGCCGAAGTTGAAAACTGGTGGGCGCCTAATATCACGGCCGCTAACCATGACGGCATTGGCCGCTGGAGCGTTCAGGATATTAAAGACTACCTGCGTACCGGGATGAACCGCTACGACATCGCCTCCGGGCCGATGGCCGAAGAGGTGAAGAATTCCTCGCAGCACTGGAACGATGGCGATCTGCAGGCCGTGGCGGTCTATCTGAAATCCCTGAAACAGGATAACGAACAGCCGCCAGCCCCGCTGAAGCCTGAAGAGGCGCAAATGGTCACCGGTAAAGCGATCTATTTTGATCGCTGCTCCGCCTGCCACACCTCTTCCGGTAAAGGCGTGCAGCATATCTTCCCGCAACTGGCGGACAGCCCGCTTCTCAACGCCAAAGAGCCGGTCTCTTTGATGCGCGTTGTGCTGGCCGGCAGCCGCGGCGTGGATACGCCAGAGCGCCCGACCGCACCGGCTATGCCCGCTTTTGCAGCCACCATGACCGACAGCCAAATTGCCGACGTACTGACTTACGTTCGCAACAGCTGGGGCAATGCAGCGCCTGCCGTCAGCGCCAGCGACGTTCAGAAGATGCGCGAAAAGCTCAAAGAGTAA
- a CDS encoding GMC family oxidoreductase → MAKKLPETDVVVIGLGWAGSIIAKELADEGLRVVGIERGPWRDTARDFNVATVPDELRYVQRQELMLRTRQNTCTMRNNPSETALPMRSWGSFHPGNGTGGAGNHWAGITFRFQPEEFRLKSHLLERYGSIPDELVLQDWGTTWEEMEPHYMAFERVAGTSGKAGVVNGEKQEGGNPFEGTRSGEYPTPPLKQPYGPTLFAQAAKNQGYSPFPVPSSLVSEGYTNPYGVVMGPCTFCGFCTNYGCANYSKASAITTVLPALMRQPNFEARTFCEVLKVNTDSSGKRATGVTYIDSSGDEWEQPASLVIVAAFTFENVRLMLLSGIGKAYDPVTNSGTTGRNYAYQTANGVTLFFDDKKFNPFIGAGAVGMGIDDFNNDNFDHSGLGFFGGGSIRVTPIGGAPIGYHPTPPGSPKWGKGWKKAMVDNYQSTMSIGCEASSYTTRTNYLSLDPNYKDRLGRPLLRITFDFPENDLKMAQYCTNKVAEIAKAMNPREIVSKPMTGHWNSMPYQSSHVVGGFIMGADPSTSSVNKHLQVWDVPNLFVVGASAFPQNPGYNPTGTVGALAYKAAFSIRNFYLKNPGEMINV, encoded by the coding sequence ATGGCAAAAAAACTTCCTGAAACCGACGTGGTGGTGATCGGCCTGGGCTGGGCTGGCTCCATCATCGCCAAAGAGCTGGCCGACGAAGGCCTGCGGGTGGTCGGTATTGAACGCGGTCCGTGGCGCGATACCGCCCGCGATTTCAACGTAGCCACGGTACCGGACGAACTGCGCTATGTGCAGCGCCAGGAGCTGATGCTGCGCACCCGACAGAACACCTGCACCATGCGTAACAACCCATCCGAGACCGCGCTTCCCATGCGTAGCTGGGGCTCCTTCCACCCGGGTAACGGCACCGGCGGTGCCGGTAACCACTGGGCAGGCATCACCTTCCGTTTTCAGCCGGAAGAGTTCCGTCTGAAAAGCCACCTGCTGGAACGCTATGGCAGCATTCCCGATGAACTGGTATTGCAGGACTGGGGCACCACCTGGGAAGAGATGGAACCCCACTATATGGCCTTCGAACGGGTCGCGGGCACATCCGGAAAAGCAGGCGTCGTCAATGGCGAAAAACAAGAAGGCGGCAACCCCTTCGAGGGCACCCGCTCCGGCGAATACCCCACCCCGCCGCTGAAGCAGCCTTATGGCCCGACGCTGTTTGCACAAGCCGCGAAGAATCAGGGCTACTCCCCTTTCCCGGTTCCGTCATCGCTGGTTTCCGAAGGCTATACCAACCCCTACGGCGTGGTCATGGGCCCCTGTACTTTCTGCGGCTTCTGCACCAACTACGGCTGTGCTAACTATTCCAAGGCCAGCGCCATCACCACCGTACTGCCAGCCCTGATGCGCCAGCCCAACTTCGAAGCCCGCACCTTCTGCGAAGTGCTGAAGGTGAATACCGACAGCAGCGGCAAGCGCGCCACCGGGGTCACCTATATCGACTCCTCCGGCGACGAGTGGGAACAGCCTGCGTCACTGGTAATCGTCGCCGCCTTTACCTTTGAGAACGTGCGCCTGATGCTGCTTTCCGGCATTGGCAAAGCCTATGATCCTGTTACCAACAGCGGCACCACAGGGCGTAACTATGCCTACCAGACCGCCAATGGCGTGACCCTGTTCTTCGACGACAAGAAATTCAACCCGTTCATCGGGGCTGGCGCTGTCGGTATGGGCATCGACGACTTTAACAACGATAACTTCGACCACAGCGGCCTGGGCTTCTTTGGCGGCGGCAGTATTCGCGTCACCCCCATCGGCGGTGCGCCTATCGGCTACCACCCCACCCCGCCGGGCTCCCCGAAATGGGGCAAGGGCTGGAAGAAAGCGATGGTGGATAACTACCAGAGCACCATGTCCATTGGCTGTGAGGCAAGTAGCTACACCACTCGTACCAACTACCTCTCGCTCGATCCCAACTATAAGGATCGCCTGGGTCGACCATTGCTGCGCATTACCTTCGACTTCCCGGAAAACGATCTGAAGATGGCGCAGTACTGCACCAACAAAGTGGCGGAGATCGCCAAAGCGATGAACCCGCGCGAGATAGTCTCTAAACCGATGACCGGCCACTGGAACAGCATGCCGTATCAGTCTTCCCACGTTGTGGGCGGATTCATTATGGGTGCCGATCCTTCCACCAGTTCCGTTAACAAGCATCTCCAGGTCTGGGACGTGCCGAACCTGTTCGTGGTGGGGGCATCCGCCTTCCCGCAGAACCCGGGCTATAACCCAACCGGCACCGTAGGGGCGCTGGCCTATAAGGCCGCGTTCTCCATCCGTAATTTCTACCTGAAGAATCCGGGGGAGATGATTAACGTATGA
- a CDS encoding APC family permease, with the protein MSHNATATSSSRVELRKTLTLIPVVMMGLAYMQPMTLFDTFGIVSGLTHGHVATAYAFALIAILFTALSYGKLVRRFPSAGSAYTYAQKSISPTVGFMVGWSSLLDYLFMPMINILLAKIYFEALVPSVPSWIFVVALVGFMTVSNLRSIKTVANFNTLIVILQLAIVAVIVGLVVWGVAHGEGAGTLVSSRPFWGENAQVVPMITGATILCFSFLGFDGISSLSEETKDAERVIPKAIFLTALIGGLVFIGASYFLQLYFPDISRFKDPDASQPEIMLYVAGHAFQFGVLIFSSITVLASGMAAHAGVSRLMYVMGRDGVFPTRFFGYVHPTWRTPALNVLLVGAIALLAINFDLVTATALINFGALVAFTFVNLSVISQFWIREKRNKTLKDHINYLVLPTCGALTVGALWVNLEESSMVLGLIWAAIGLIYLACVTRSFRNPVPQYEDIAQ; encoded by the coding sequence CCACCGCTACTTCTTCTTCCCGCGTGGAACTGCGTAAGACGCTTACGCTGATTCCGGTTGTGATGATGGGCCTTGCCTATATGCAGCCTATGACACTGTTCGATACGTTTGGTATTGTGTCCGGCCTGACCCACGGTCATGTCGCCACCGCCTACGCCTTCGCACTGATTGCCATCCTCTTTACCGCCCTGAGCTACGGTAAGCTGGTTCGCCGCTTCCCGTCTGCCGGTTCGGCCTATACCTATGCCCAGAAGTCCATCAGCCCCACGGTTGGCTTCATGGTGGGCTGGTCGTCGCTGCTGGACTATCTGTTCATGCCGATGATCAACATTCTGCTGGCAAAAATCTATTTCGAAGCCCTGGTACCGTCGGTTCCGTCGTGGATCTTCGTGGTGGCGCTGGTGGGCTTTATGACCGTCTCTAACCTGCGCAGCATCAAGACCGTGGCGAACTTCAACACGCTGATCGTGATTCTGCAGCTGGCCATTGTGGCGGTGATTGTCGGTCTGGTGGTGTGGGGCGTGGCCCACGGTGAAGGCGCCGGCACTTTGGTGAGCTCACGTCCGTTCTGGGGCGAGAACGCTCAGGTGGTGCCGATGATCACCGGTGCGACCATTCTGTGCTTCTCGTTCCTGGGCTTCGACGGCATCAGCTCGCTGTCGGAAGAGACCAAAGACGCCGAGCGCGTGATTCCTAAGGCGATCTTCCTGACCGCGCTGATTGGCGGCCTGGTGTTTATCGGCGCCTCTTACTTTCTGCAGCTCTACTTCCCGGATATCTCGCGCTTTAAGGATCCGGATGCGTCTCAGCCTGAGATTATGCTGTATGTGGCGGGCCACGCCTTCCAGTTTGGCGTGCTGATTTTCTCCAGCATTACCGTGCTGGCTTCCGGTATGGCGGCTCATGCTGGCGTATCGCGCCTGATGTACGTGATGGGCCGCGACGGCGTCTTCCCGACCCGTTTCTTCGGCTATGTTCATCCGACCTGGCGTACTCCGGCGCTCAACGTGCTGCTGGTCGGCGCCATCGCGCTGCTGGCGATTAACTTCGACCTGGTCACCGCGACGGCGCTGATTAACTTTGGCGCGCTGGTGGCCTTCACCTTCGTGAACCTGTCGGTGATCTCCCAGTTCTGGATCCGCGAGAAGCGTAACAAGACGCTGAAGGATCACATCAACTACCTGGTACTGCCGACCTGCGGTGCGCTGACGGTTGGGGCCCTGTGGGTAAACCTGGAGGAGAGCTCCATGGTGCTGGGACTGATCTGGGCGGCTATCGGTCTTATCTATCTGGCCTGCGTGACCCGTAGCTTCCGCAACCCGGTTCCGCAGTATGAAGATATCGCCCAGTAA
- the dacD gene encoding serine-type D-Ala-D-Ala carboxypeptidase DacD → MPLKFRFILAVSFLSCCVQSATAAEAPAQPLPQPPQIQVGSWVLMDYTTGQVLTSGHPHQQRNPASLTKLMTGYVVDRAIDSQRISPDDVVTVGKDAWAQGNPVFNGSSLMFLKPGDKVTVRDLSRGLIVDSGNDACVALADHVAGGEPQFVRMMNDYVQKLGLNDTHFETVHGLDAPGQHSSAWDLALLSRAIIHGEPEFYHMYSEKSLTWNGITQYNRNGLLWDKTLNVDGLKTGHTSGAGFNIIASSVDGHRRLIAVVMGADSSKGREEQARKLLHWGQDNFDTVRVMQNGKQVGQERVWYGDKEKISVGPERDFWMALPKSQVSGIKAKYVLDTPNLEAPIKAHQQIGDIELYNGDKEVARMPLVTLEAVNKGGLFSRISDWFSKP, encoded by the coding sequence ATGCCGTTGAAATTCCGCTTTATTCTTGCTGTTTCTTTTCTTTCCTGCTGCGTTCAGTCCGCCACGGCAGCGGAGGCGCCGGCACAGCCGTTGCCGCAGCCACCGCAAATCCAGGTCGGTTCCTGGGTATTGATGGATTACACCACCGGCCAGGTGCTGACTTCTGGTCATCCCCATCAACAGCGTAATCCCGCCAGCCTGACCAAGCTGATGACCGGCTATGTGGTGGATCGCGCTATCGATAGCCAGCGTATCTCTCCCGACGACGTAGTGACCGTCGGTAAAGATGCCTGGGCTCAGGGGAATCCGGTGTTTAATGGCTCCTCTCTGATGTTCCTCAAGCCCGGCGACAAAGTGACGGTACGCGACCTGAGTCGTGGCCTGATTGTCGATTCCGGCAACGATGCCTGCGTGGCGCTGGCTGACCATGTGGCGGGCGGTGAGCCGCAGTTTGTGCGGATGATGAATGACTATGTGCAGAAGTTGGGGCTGAACGATACCCACTTTGAAACCGTACACGGCCTGGATGCGCCGGGTCAGCACAGTTCGGCGTGGGATCTGGCGCTGCTGTCGCGGGCTATTATCCACGGCGAGCCCGAGTTTTATCATATGTACAGCGAGAAGAGCCTGACCTGGAACGGCATCACGCAGTACAACCGTAATGGTTTACTGTGGGATAAAACGCTGAATGTCGATGGGCTGAAAACCGGCCATACCTCGGGGGCGGGCTTTAATATTATCGCTTCCAGCGTGGACGGCCATCGCCGCCTGATTGCCGTTGTGATGGGGGCAGACAGTTCGAAAGGGCGTGAAGAGCAGGCCCGCAAACTGCTGCACTGGGGCCAGGATAATTTCGATACGGTTCGGGTTATGCAGAACGGTAAACAGGTGGGCCAGGAACGAGTCTGGTACGGCGATAAAGAGAAGATTAGCGTAGGCCCGGAACGCGACTTCTGGATGGCGCTGCCGAAGAGCCAGGTTTCTGGCATTAAGGCGAAGTACGTGCTGGATACGCCCAACCTGGAAGCGCCGATCAAGGCTCACCAGCAGATTGGTGATATCGAGCTGTATAACGGTGATAAAGAGGTGGCCAGAATGCCGCTGGTGACGCTGGAAGCCGTCAACAAAGGTGGTTTGTTCTCACGGATTAGCGACTGGTTCAGCAAACCCTGA
- a CDS encoding putative quinol monooxygenase: MGEVKVAAPIVAKPEHHEASGKATRAMLKSSRSEPGCIQYDLHEEQGNPGHFVFLERWKSAQALEEHMAMTWHNNFLAESGGKLEKLEVKKLIDIKE; this comes from the coding sequence ATGGGCGAAGTCAAAGTCGCGGCTCCGATCGTGGCAAAACCGGAACACCACGAGGCGTCAGGTAAAGCAACCCGGGCGATGCTGAAATCCAGCCGCAGCGAGCCGGGCTGTATTCAGTACGATCTTCATGAAGAGCAGGGCAACCCCGGTCACTTTGTCTTTCTTGAGCGCTGGAAGTCGGCCCAGGCGCTGGAGGAACATATGGCCATGACCTGGCATAACAATTTTCTGGCAGAGTCAGGCGGCAAGCTGGAAAAGCTGGAAGTGAAAAAGCTGATTGATATTAAAGAGTAA
- a CDS encoding acyltransferase family protein yields the protein MRDYRLDSIKASLIFLVVFGHIIEAAVPGSPMLSRIYDFLYLFHMPAFIFLNGYVVKERFTVNYQTIFYKLIIPFVALSLLYELAELIIYRDLSSYIKNGAPNWILWYLYSLIFWKLLTPLFMRLRFALGISIAVSVAVSFVDFDGYAFGIMRTLVFFPFYIAGVQAASSNRLRLENVFNPKAACVGAVILLLSYLFGDQFGTALLYGSSTFPALDEGLREAVVMRLGHYLLAGICIYAFCALTWWWRGLAKIGTRTLFIYALHGLVVKYLLWDALQKLNAPWQVAVAALAAATGLTWLLSRDGVKRLMDGWIALVGLVLAPRENRRSQEQAKG from the coding sequence ATGCGGGATTACCGACTGGATAGCATTAAAGCATCCCTTATTTTTTTAGTGGTTTTTGGTCATATTATCGAAGCCGCAGTTCCGGGATCACCGATGCTGTCCCGCATTTATGATTTTCTGTATCTGTTCCATATGCCCGCCTTTATTTTCCTGAATGGCTATGTGGTTAAAGAGCGCTTTACGGTTAATTATCAGACGATTTTCTATAAGCTGATAATTCCGTTTGTGGCCCTCAGTCTGCTGTATGAACTGGCCGAATTGATTATTTACCGTGACCTGTCCAGCTATATTAAGAACGGGGCCCCTAACTGGATATTATGGTATCTGTATAGCCTTATTTTCTGGAAGCTGTTAACGCCTCTGTTTATGCGGCTGCGGTTCGCGCTGGGCATCTCCATTGCCGTGTCGGTGGCAGTCTCTTTTGTCGACTTTGACGGTTACGCCTTCGGCATTATGCGTACTTTGGTCTTCTTCCCGTTCTACATCGCCGGGGTTCAGGCCGCCTCTTCGAATCGCCTGCGACTGGAGAACGTCTTTAACCCCAAAGCCGCCTGCGTGGGGGCGGTGATATTGCTGCTGAGCTACCTGTTCGGCGACCAGTTTGGCACGGCGCTGCTGTACGGCAGTAGCACCTTCCCGGCGCTGGATGAAGGGCTTCGTGAAGCGGTTGTAATGCGTCTGGGTCATTACTTGCTGGCAGGGATCTGCATCTACGCCTTCTGCGCCCTGACGTGGTGGTGGCGTGGCCTGGCGAAAATCGGTACCCGCACGCTGTTTATCTATGCCCTGCACGGGCTGGTGGTGAAATATCTGCTGTGGGATGCGTTGCAGAAACTTAATGCGCCATGGCAGGTTGCTGTTGCGGCGCTGGCGGCAGCAACGGGGCTGACCTGGCTACTGTCACGCGATGGCGTAAAGCGGCTAATGGATGGCTGGATAGCGCTGGTGGGCCTGGTTCTGGCTCCGCGGGAAAACCGGCGCAGCCAGGAGCAAGCGAAAGGGTAG
- a CDS encoding gluconate 2-dehydrogenase subunit 3 family protein, which produces MRKPQKTLPGVTRRQVLAWSGAALALGTGSAKAATLTGAPGWEPFADNPPETFDGKGWLFFNDAEVATLEAIVDRLIPEDELSVGGKAAGCAVFIDRQLHGFYGNFERLYMEGPFHEGTPEQGDQSPLTPRQRYRIGLAALDKWCRKQHNKGFHELSGDDQDNVLTALEKDEIALEGIKSADFFAQVLSNTTEGFFADPVYGGNRDMVSWKMIGFPGARYDYRDFIERHNEELKFTPVSITGSADWMKKG; this is translated from the coding sequence ATGCGCAAACCACAAAAAACACTGCCCGGGGTCACCCGTCGGCAGGTTCTTGCATGGTCTGGCGCGGCACTCGCCCTGGGTACTGGTTCCGCGAAAGCGGCAACGTTAACCGGTGCTCCGGGCTGGGAGCCATTCGCCGATAACCCCCCTGAAACATTTGACGGCAAAGGCTGGCTGTTTTTCAACGACGCCGAAGTCGCCACCCTCGAAGCCATTGTGGATCGTCTGATTCCCGAAGATGAACTCAGCGTGGGCGGGAAAGCCGCAGGCTGCGCTGTCTTTATCGACCGACAGCTCCACGGCTTTTACGGCAATTTTGAACGCCTGTACATGGAAGGCCCTTTCCATGAGGGGACGCCCGAGCAGGGCGATCAGTCTCCGCTGACTCCACGTCAGCGCTACCGCATCGGGCTGGCAGCGCTGGATAAATGGTGCCGGAAGCAGCACAACAAAGGTTTTCACGAACTGAGCGGCGACGATCAGGATAATGTCCTGACCGCGCTGGAAAAGGATGAGATCGCCCTGGAAGGCATCAAGAGCGCGGACTTCTTTGCGCAGGTGCTGAGCAACACCACCGAAGGCTTTTTTGCCGATCCCGTCTACGGCGGTAACCGCGATATGGTCTCCTGGAAGATGATCGGGTTCCCCGGCGCGCGCTATGACTACCGCGATTTCATCGAGCGTCATAACGAAGAGCTGAAATTTACCCCCGTCAGCATCACCGGCAGCGCGGACTGGATGAAGAAAGGATAA
- the sbmC gene encoding DNA gyrase inhibitor SbmC, which translates to MHYQIQRVAERTLAGFHLVGPWEKTVPKGFEQLQAWVTTRQLVPREWIAVYFGNPELTPPEALRCDTMISVDPAFEIPPNSEGVTKTRLAAGLFAVARVQVADGDFTAPWLSFFTAVSGDGAHQLREGPVFEIYLSDGSNGVWDIEMYIPVALKQAE; encoded by the coding sequence ATGCACTATCAGATTCAACGGGTTGCAGAACGTACGCTGGCGGGGTTTCACCTTGTGGGGCCCTGGGAAAAAACGGTGCCGAAAGGGTTTGAGCAGCTTCAGGCCTGGGTCACCACCAGACAGCTGGTCCCCAGAGAGTGGATCGCCGTCTACTTTGGTAACCCGGAACTGACGCCGCCGGAGGCGCTACGCTGCGATACCATGATATCGGTCGATCCGGCGTTTGAGATACCGCCCAACAGTGAAGGGGTGACCAAAACCCGGTTGGCGGCGGGTCTGTTTGCCGTGGCCCGGGTACAGGTGGCGGATGGCGATTTCACCGCGCCCTGGCTTAGCTTCTTCACGGCGGTTTCTGGCGATGGGGCGCATCAGCTCAGGGAAGGGCCGGTATTTGAAATCTATCTTAGCGACGGGAGCAATGGCGTGTGGGATATCGAAATGTATATTCCGGTGGCGCTAAAGCAGGCTGAATAA
- the sbcB gene encoding exodeoxyribonuclease I, with protein MDKKAEQPTFLFHDYETFGTHPALDRPAQFAAIRTDAQFNIIGEPEVFYCKPADDYLPTPEAVLITGITPQQARSRGDNEARFAERIHDLFTVPNTCVLGYNNVRFDDEVTRNIFYRNFFDPYAWSWQHNNSRWDLLDVMRACYALRPDGIVWPENDDGLPSFRLEHLTAANGVEHANAHDAMADVYATIAMAQLVKSRQPRLFDYLYSHRNKRKLATLIDIPQMKPLVHVSGMFGAWRGNTSWIAPLAWHPDNRNAVIMVDLAGDIAPLLELDADTLRERLYTPKAELGDDSPVPVKLVHLNKCPVLAPGSTLRPEDAERLGINRQQCLDNLKTLRASPQVREKLVALFAEAPPFPPHSNVDAQLYDGFFSDADRTAMTIVRETAPQNLPALDITFADPRIEKLLFNYRARNFPGTLIEPEQQRWLEHRRGVFTPEALQSYATHLQELWQQHDGDTDKQNLLKALWQYVEELAG; from the coding sequence GTGGATAAAAAAGCCGAGCAGCCAACCTTCCTCTTTCATGACTATGAAACCTTCGGCACCCATCCGGCGCTGGATCGCCCGGCGCAGTTCGCCGCCATCCGTACCGATGCACAGTTCAATATTATCGGCGAGCCGGAGGTTTTTTACTGCAAACCGGCAGACGACTATCTGCCGACCCCGGAAGCGGTGCTGATCACCGGTATTACTCCCCAACAGGCGCGCTCACGTGGCGATAACGAAGCGCGCTTTGCTGAGCGCATCCACGATCTGTTTACCGTGCCCAATACCTGCGTGCTGGGCTATAACAACGTGCGCTTCGACGATGAGGTCACGCGCAATATCTTCTATCGCAACTTTTTCGATCCCTACGCCTGGAGCTGGCAGCACAATAATTCGCGCTGGGATTTGCTGGATGTGATGCGCGCCTGCTATGCCCTGCGTCCGGATGGTATCGTCTGGCCGGAAAATGATGACGGGCTGCCGAGCTTCCGGCTTGAGCATCTGACCGCCGCCAACGGCGTGGAACATGCCAACGCCCACGATGCGATGGCGGATGTCTATGCCACCATCGCCATGGCGCAACTGGTGAAAAGTCGTCAGCCGCGGCTGTTCGATTACCTGTACAGCCACCGCAATAAGCGCAAGCTGGCGACCCTTATCGATATTCCCCAAATGAAGCCGCTGGTTCACGTCTCCGGGATGTTCGGCGCCTGGCGCGGTAATACCAGTTGGATAGCCCCGCTGGCCTGGCACCCCGACAATCGCAATGCGGTGATTATGGTGGATCTGGCGGGTGATATCGCACCACTGCTGGAATTAGACGCTGATACCCTGCGCGAACGCCTCTATACCCCGAAGGCCGAACTGGGCGATGACTCACCGGTGCCGGTGAAGCTGGTACATCTGAATAAGTGCCCGGTGCTGGCGCCGGGGAGCACCCTGCGTCCGGAAGATGCGGAGCGTCTGGGCATTAACCGTCAGCAGTGTCTGGATAACCTGAAGACCCTGCGCGCCTCGCCGCAGGTACGTGAAAAGCTGGTGGCCCTGTTTGCCGAAGCGCCGCCCTTTCCGCCCCACAGCAATGTGGATGCCCAACTGTACGATGGCTTTTTCAGCGATGCCGACCGCACTGCCATGACCATTGTGCGCGAAACCGCGCCGCAAAATCTGCCCGCGCTGGATATTACCTTTGCCGATCCGCGCATTGAAAAGCTGCTGTTTAACTATCGCGCCCGCAACTTCCCGGGCACCCTGATTGAGCCAGAACAGCAGCGCTGGCTGGAGCACCGCCGGGGGGTCTTCACCCCCGAAGCGCTGCAAAGCTACGCCACGCATCTTCAGGAGCTGTGGCAGCAGCACGACGGCGATACCGATAAACAGAACCTGCTGAAGGCGCTGTGGCAGTACGTCGAGGAGCTGGCCGGATAA